The DNA segment TTCGGTGGTGTTTTTGGCGCGTACCAAGCCAGATTCAAGCATGGCAAAGCCTGCGGCCATCCACATGACCAAGGCACCGCACACCAGGAAATAAAAGGTATCCATCGCGTACTGTAATTGAAAGACGTTGCTTTCCATAAAGACCCTCCGCACAAGGCTCTGTTTAATAAAAAAGGTTTTTGCGTTGGCAGTTAAGGCGAGAGAGCGAGTTTAAACCGCTTCTTCGCCGGTTTCGCCGGTACGAATCCGGATCGCCTGCTGCAGCTCGGTCACGAAAATCTTGCCGTCACCGATTTTTCCAGTGTTGGCGGCTTTAGTAATGGACTCGATTACTTGGTCCATCAGATCATCGCCAATGGCGACTTCCACTTTCACTTTGGGCAAGAAATCCACTACGTATTCGGCGCCACGATACAGTTCGGTGTGGCCCTTCTGGCGCCCGAAGCCTTTAACTTCTGTAACAGTGACACCCTGAACACCGATCTCGGACAAGGCTTCACGCACGTCGTCCAATTTGAATGGCTTGATGATTGCTGTAATCAGTTTCATTGATTTCTCCTTGGTAAAGCTGTTCCAACTGGCAGCGCCATGGGGCTGCTGACTGGGACCGGGATGCGGCCACCCCGCACGGCAATTGTGCGGATTGTGTATGGGGCTTTAGCATCGGATGTGCCAACGCAAAAAAATAGTTTAAAAACAAATGGATAAAATTAATTCTCTGGTCCTAGGCTGGCTTTACCTGCACCATATCAGTGCGTTTTTAGCGTCATGGGATCATAATGGCGCGTTCGACTACAGTCCTCGCCTTCTTATTGCTCTGTGGGATCACCTCCACAGTCTCAGTATGGCAGGGCAGGCGGTGTGATACACTGATCGGTAATAATTCTGCGATAGATAAGGCCTTTGAAGCCGCTGCCGCAAAGCTTGTTTAAGCGTGTTTACATAAATAAGGGGTGTTCATGAAAGGTCCACAGGACATTTTTTCCCAACTGCAGGGTCGGTTTGGTCAATTCGTACCGGATATGGCCCGTGCTGCCAAAGACGACTTTGAAGCACAGGCGCGGGCCAGTGTTGCCTCAGTATTGTCGCGTCTTGAGTTGGTTACTCGTGAAGAGTTTGATGCCCAGCAAGCGGTATTGTTGAAAACCCGCGCCATGGTGGAAACACTGGAAGCCCGCGTAACCGAACTGGAGCAGTCAACCAAAGGCTGACGGAAAATAATAACCATGGAAGGTTACTATGCTTGCTATTGTTCAAACCCGCGCCTGTGTTGGCGTATCTGCGCCGGCGGTCAGCGTTGAAGTGCACCTGTCCGGCGGTTTGCCTGCACTGTCGATTGTAGGTCTGCCAGAAACGGGCGTGCGCGAAAGTAAAGAACGAGTGCGCAGCGCCCTGATTAACGCCGGTTTTGATTTCCCCGCACGTCGTATTACCATCAATCTTGCCCCCGCCGACCTGCCCAAAGAGGGTGGCCGTTTTGACTTGCCAATTGCCCTTGGCATTTTGGCGGCTTCTGGCCAAATTCCGGCCGCGGCGCTGAGCACCTGCGAGTTTGTCGGTGAGCTGTCGCTAGATGGCGCATTGCGCCCGTTGAAAGGTGTATTACCGGCGGTTCTGGCGGCCCGCGCAGAGGGCCGCCAACTTTTGGTGCCCCAAGCCAATGCCGCCGAGGCAGCATTGGCCAGTGAACACGACGTACTGGCCGCCAGCCATTTGTTGGCTGTGTGCGAACATTTGCATGGTCGCGCTCGGCTTGTGCCGCTAGCGCCTGCGGATTTAAGCGGCGCCAACAGCGGACAAGCGACAATTGGGCCGGATTTAGCCGATGTTCGGGGCCAACAGGTGCCGCGCAGGGCGTTAGAGGTGGCCGCTGCAGGCGGTCACAATCTATTGTTTTTTGGCCCGCCTGGAACCGGTAAAAGCATGCTCGCCAGGCGTCTGCCGGGCATTATGCCGGCGCTTGCCGACACCGCTGCGATGGAAGTGGCGAGTGTGCATTCTGTAGCCGGCCTGACAGTGGCCGAGGGCGGTTGGCGCCAGCCGCCTTTTCGGGCGCCACACCACACGGCTTCGGCGGTGGCTATGGTCGGTGGCGGCAGCAGTCCGCGGCCCGGGGAGATTTCTTTGGCTCATCGCGGCGTGTTGTTTTTGGACGAACTTCCAGAATTTGAACGGCGGGTGCTGGAAGTGCTGCGTGAACCTATGGAAACCGGCGAAATTCACATCAGCCGAGCTGCACGCCAGGTTACATTCCCCGCCCGCTTTCAGGTTGTCGGTGCGATGAACCCGTGCCCCTGTGGTTACAGCGGCCATCCCACTATCGAATGCCAGTGTAGTCCCGCCCAAATTGTTCGTTATCGCTCGAAGATTTCTGGCCCGTTGTTGGACCGTTTCGATTTGCACGTAGAAGTGCCGGTGCAAGGTGGTGATGTGTTTATGCAGCACGGTGAGCCCGGCGAGAGCAGCGCTCAGGTGCGGGCGCGAGTCGTAGCGGCTCGTTGCTTGCAGAACGCCAGAGGTGCGTTGAACGCCGAGTTGTCGGGCAAGGCGCTGCAAACGGCTTGTCAGCTTGATAGTGACAGTGAGCAACTGCTATTGAGGGCAATGGAAAAACTCGGGCTGTCTGCTCGTGCCTTGCATCGGATACTACGGGTGGCACGTACACTGGCGGACCTAGATGCCAGTACTGACGTAGCCCGCGCCCATCTGGTGGAAGCCTTGGGCTATCGGCAGCTAGACCGCCGCAACGGTCAAAGCTCTCTGGTTTCGTCTTGAGCTGCAGTCGTTAGCTCACCTTGTACTCTGGTGCTCAGGCGTCTGGTAAACTGGCCATATCGATTCGCCAGAATCCGCCAGCAGCAGTTTAAGGATGCATGATGACTGAAGAAAATACCCCAAAGGATCACGCCAAAAACGGCCGTTCCGAAGAGTCCCCGGTAACCACCCGCCGTGGTGTACGCAGTTTTGTGTTGCGTCAGGGCCGGATGACTGAGGGCCAGCGCAAAGCCTACGAACGCAACTGGCCCAAATTCGGTCTGACTCGAGAACACGGCATGATTGATCCGCGTCAGGTGTTTGGCCGCGATGCCATGCTCAATCTCGAAATAGGTTTTGGTATGGGGCGTTCGCTGGCGGATATGGCTGAGGCCGCGCCAGAGCAGGACTTTATCGGTGTGGAAGTGCACCTGCCGGGCGTAGGTGCTTTGCTGAAAGAAATCGCTGATCGTGGATTAGAAAACATCCGCATTTACAGCATTGATGCCAACGATGTGATCGACCTGTGTCTGGCGGATGCCTGCCTTGACCGGGTAATGGTGTTTTTCCCGGACCCCTGGCACAAAAAGCGCCACCATAAGCGCCGCTTGGTGCAGCAGGAATTTGTTCAACGTCTTCGCCACAAGCTTAGAGTTGGAGGCATTCTGCACTTGGCGACCGATTGGGAAAATTATGCCGAACACATGATGGAAGTGATGGCTGATTCGGAAGGCTTCGCCAACACCCAGATTGAAGGTGGTTTCTCGCCAAAGCCGGAAGGCCGCCCGGTGACTAAATTTGAACAACGCGGTGAACGCCTGGGCCACGGTGTCTGGGATTTGTTGTTTTATCGCACCAACTAATAAGCAGCCAGCACAACACCCGGTTACGGTTCGTTGGCCGTCGTTTTTGAACATGCTTGCCAGTTCACGCGTGAGTAAGCGGATGTCGCCGGGCGGCGCGAATAATCACTAGGCCTGCACTGCCCAGTAGCAAACCGGTAAATTTCACCAGCGCAGAAAATGTGGCAGCCAGGCTGAACAGGTCGTTTGGCTCTTTCAAATTGTTCAGTAGCAACAGGTTTTCAATGCAATCGCTGACGGCCGCCAACGCAAAGAGAATAAGCACCCAGCGGCCTGCTGTGCGCTCGCGCACACCGGGGCGGTCTATCAGAAGCCGGCGGGTTAGTAGAAACAAGGTAATGGAATAGAGCGCAACCATTAAGAAATCTAAAAGTAACGAGATTCTAGCCCACGCCTGTTGTTGCGGGCTCCAGCTTTGCAATATATCGCGGGTATATGCGGCGTTGCCGGCCAGTTGTAAATTAACAATACCTTGAGGCGCTTGGGGCGTATGGAGCAACTGGTTGATCAGCAGCAGGGCGATAGCGAGAAGTGCTGACAGCGCAAAGCCGACTTTCAGTCGCTCAGAGAGGCGCCGCCGAGTGCGCTGACTGTCAGGCGTGCGTTGAATTGGGGCAGATTTCATCGGGTGTGCTCCCTTGCCGCTGGCGCCGAGATTATTGCCGCCATCATCATCACTGGCATCACGTTGCAATCACTACAGCCGTCTACAAAAACCGCTGCAGCAGGCTGTTCAAATAGCGTTGGCCGAGTTCGGTGGCCTGAATGCGTTGAGGGTGCACTAAACCCTCCTGCCTTAATGTTTCAAGTTGTACCGCAATCGTGCTTAAGGGTAAACCTGTGCGTTGTTGAAACAGGTTTTCGGGCACGCCCGCGCCAAGGCGCAGCGCGTTCATCAGAAACTCCAGCGGCCGCTCTGCCACTGCTATCGCCTCACTGCCGGCGGTGCGGCTGCCTATTCGATTTAAATAGGCTT comes from the Marinobacter psychrophilus genome and includes:
- the glnK gene encoding P-II family nitrogen regulator encodes the protein MKLITAIIKPFKLDDVREALSEIGVQGVTVTEVKGFGRQKGHTELYRGAEYVVDFLPKVKVEVAIGDDLMDQVIESITKAANTGKIGDGKIFVTELQQAIRIRTGETGEEAV
- a CDS encoding accessory factor UbiK family protein, with amino-acid sequence MKGPQDIFSQLQGRFGQFVPDMARAAKDDFEAQARASVASVLSRLELVTREEFDAQQAVLLKTRAMVETLEARVTELEQSTKG
- a CDS encoding YifB family Mg chelatase-like AAA ATPase — translated: MLAIVQTRACVGVSAPAVSVEVHLSGGLPALSIVGLPETGVRESKERVRSALINAGFDFPARRITINLAPADLPKEGGRFDLPIALGILAASGQIPAAALSTCEFVGELSLDGALRPLKGVLPAVLAARAEGRQLLVPQANAAEAALASEHDVLAASHLLAVCEHLHGRARLVPLAPADLSGANSGQATIGPDLADVRGQQVPRRALEVAAAGGHNLLFFGPPGTGKSMLARRLPGIMPALADTAAMEVASVHSVAGLTVAEGGWRQPPFRAPHHTASAVAMVGGGSSPRPGEISLAHRGVLFLDELPEFERRVLEVLREPMETGEIHISRAARQVTFPARFQVVGAMNPCPCGYSGHPTIECQCSPAQIVRYRSKISGPLLDRFDLHVEVPVQGGDVFMQHGEPGESSAQVRARVVAARCLQNARGALNAELSGKALQTACQLDSDSEQLLLRAMEKLGLSARALHRILRVARTLADLDASTDVARAHLVEALGYRQLDRRNGQSSLVSS
- the trmB gene encoding tRNA (guanosine(46)-N7)-methyltransferase TrmB: MTEENTPKDHAKNGRSEESPVTTRRGVRSFVLRQGRMTEGQRKAYERNWPKFGLTREHGMIDPRQVFGRDAMLNLEIGFGMGRSLADMAEAAPEQDFIGVEVHLPGVGALLKEIADRGLENIRIYSIDANDVIDLCLADACLDRVMVFFPDPWHKKRHHKRRLVQQEFVQRLRHKLRVGGILHLATDWENYAEHMMEVMADSEGFANTQIEGGFSPKPEGRPVTKFEQRGERLGHGVWDLLFYRTN